One Anolis carolinensis isolate JA03-04 chromosome 5, rAnoCar3.1.pri, whole genome shotgun sequence DNA segment encodes these proteins:
- the LOC100564880 gene encoding serine hydrolase-like protein 2 isoform X2, whose product MRFLVPWGHIAAKAWGSPQGRPVLCLHGWLDNANTFNKLIPLLPKDCYYVAIDFAGHGLSSHRPAGYPYHVEDYMGDVRRAAAALKWSRFSLLGHSMGGTIACMFSYVFPEMVDKLILVESTGFYPRAQKWENYLIESRTAVENMLNMEAKQHQSPKVRSSEEALQRLLEANDHLTEESGKILLERGATKVPGGLVYSRDVRATSHVNSPAPLQYQANYVKKIQADVLMIVTQDGLFGIGAIYYDSLAIISEAFRASCKQHFQFVNIPGNHFIHLNEPEFVAGIISTFLNKNKSLKANL is encoded by the exons ATGAGGTTCCTGGTCCCCTGGGGCCACATTGCCGCCAAGGCGTGGGGGTCTCCCCAAGGCCGACCTGTGCTCTGTTTGCATGGTTGGCTGGACAACGCAAACACTTTCAACAAACTAATCCCCTTGCTCCCAAAAG ATTGCTATTATGTAGCAATAGATTTTGCAGGGCATGGTCTGAGCTCCCACCGGCCAGCTGGGTATCCGTACCATGTAGAAGACTACATGGGTGATGTGCGTAGAGCAGCAGCAG caCTGAAATGGAGTCGATTTAGTCTGCTGGGTCACAGTATGG GTGGAACCATTGCATGCATG TTCTCATATGTTTTCCCTGAAATGGTGGACAAGTTGATCCTGGTGGAGTCGACTGGCTTTTACCCAAGAGCTCAG AAATGGGAGAACTATCTAATTGAGAGCCGGACAGCCGTTGAGAATATGCTCAATATGGAGGCCAAGCAACACCAGTCTCCCAAAGTGCGCAGCTCTGAAGAGGCCCTTCAGAG GTTGCTAGAGGCAAACGATCACCTAACAGAAGAAAGTGGGAAGATCTTGCTGGAGCGAGGAGCTACCAAAGTGCCAGGAG GTTTGGTTTATAGCAGAGACGTAAGAGCCACCTCG CATGTCAACTCTCCTGCACCTCTACAATATCAAGCGAATTACGTGAAAAAAATCCAGGCTGATGTGCTGATGATTGT AACACAAGATGGGTTGTTTGGAATAGGAGCCATTTATTATGACAGTTTAGCGATCATTTCAGAAGCATTCAGAGCCTCATGCAAACAG CATTTTCAGTTTGTTAATATTCCTGGGAATCACTTTATCCACCTCAATGAGCCTGAATTTGTGGCTGGGATCATCAGCACCTTTTTAAACAAGAATAAAAGTCTCAAAGCAAATTTATAA
- the LOC100564880 gene encoding serine hydrolase-like protein isoform X1 encodes MMAAARMADLVSEMRFLVPWGHIAAKAWGSPQGRPVLCLHGWLDNANTFNKLIPLLPKDCYYVAIDFAGHGLSSHRPAGYPYHVEDYMGDVRRAAAALKWSRFSLLGHSMGGTIACMFSYVFPEMVDKLILVESTGFYPRAQKWENYLIESRTAVENMLNMEAKQHQSPKVRSSEEALQRLLEANDHLTEESGKILLERGATKVPGGLVYSRDVRATSHVNSPAPLQYQANYVKKIQADVLMIVTQDGLFGIGAIYYDSLAIISEAFRASCKQHFQFVNIPGNHFIHLNEPEFVAGIISTFLNKNKSLKANL; translated from the exons ATGATGGCGGCAGCGCGGATGGCAG acTTGGTCTCAGAGATGAGGTTCCTGGTCCCCTGGGGCCACATTGCCGCCAAGGCGTGGGGGTCTCCCCAAGGCCGACCTGTGCTCTGTTTGCATGGTTGGCTGGACAACGCAAACACTTTCAACAAACTAATCCCCTTGCTCCCAAAAG ATTGCTATTATGTAGCAATAGATTTTGCAGGGCATGGTCTGAGCTCCCACCGGCCAGCTGGGTATCCGTACCATGTAGAAGACTACATGGGTGATGTGCGTAGAGCAGCAGCAG caCTGAAATGGAGTCGATTTAGTCTGCTGGGTCACAGTATGG GTGGAACCATTGCATGCATG TTCTCATATGTTTTCCCTGAAATGGTGGACAAGTTGATCCTGGTGGAGTCGACTGGCTTTTACCCAAGAGCTCAG AAATGGGAGAACTATCTAATTGAGAGCCGGACAGCCGTTGAGAATATGCTCAATATGGAGGCCAAGCAACACCAGTCTCCCAAAGTGCGCAGCTCTGAAGAGGCCCTTCAGAG GTTGCTAGAGGCAAACGATCACCTAACAGAAGAAAGTGGGAAGATCTTGCTGGAGCGAGGAGCTACCAAAGTGCCAGGAG GTTTGGTTTATAGCAGAGACGTAAGAGCCACCTCG CATGTCAACTCTCCTGCACCTCTACAATATCAAGCGAATTACGTGAAAAAAATCCAGGCTGATGTGCTGATGATTGT AACACAAGATGGGTTGTTTGGAATAGGAGCCATTTATTATGACAGTTTAGCGATCATTTCAGAAGCATTCAGAGCCTCATGCAAACAG CATTTTCAGTTTGTTAATATTCCTGGGAATCACTTTATCCACCTCAATGAGCCTGAATTTGTGGCTGGGATCATCAGCACCTTTTTAAACAAGAATAAAAGTCTCAAAGCAAATTTATAA